TGCTTATGTGAATGTAGTCGAGAGAATGTGTTGGCGATGATCGCCCCGGAAGGTGATTCGCCCAGGGAGTCAAAGACTACTATGCTGACATAGTGTGAATTACAGTTGGCTGAGACTGTACTCACTATTAAAAATTCTCTAAATTGTAATGTTTAATGACTTCGGTTCTAAAATCTTAGTTTTGCTTTCAGTCTGGGAATACACAAGCTAATCTCCAAaccttaatttaaataataacccTGTTAAAATTAACATGCTTTGATAACTACTTCTACCTAACATTTATTTCTACGCAGTTGTCTGCTTACAGTTTTTGTCAACAGTCTTTTGGTGCATATCTATATCTAATTTATGATTTGTTTATATctaatattttactttgctgACCTTTTCTAATCAGACTGCATATGCAGCATTGGTTTTTGAGTAATTCTGGTTACATTTGCAAATTCATCAGTTTACCACATAACTACAGCTAAAATacggccactttattaggtacacctgttCAACTGCTCATTAACACAAAGGtccaatcagccaatcacatggcagcaacTTAATGCGTTTAGGCATTAAGTTGCATTGCTTCTTACAGGCATTGCAACTGCACCTGCAGCAACCAAGACAATCTGCTGCAGTTCAAAGCGAATATCAGAATGGGGAAGAAAGATGATTTAAGTGACTTCGAACGTGGCatggttgttggtgccagacGGGCCGgactgagtatttcagaaactactgatctactgggattttcatGCACAATCATCTCTGGGATTTATAGAGAATGgtctgaaaaagagaaaatgccCAGTGAGCGGGACAGTTCTGTGGGCGCAAATGCCTTGTTGgtgccagaggtcagaggagaatggcCAGACTGGTTGGAGCTGATAGAACGGCAACAGTAACTCAAATAACCCCTTGTTACAACTGAGGTATGCAGGAGAGCAAAAAATTTGCCTGGTCTGATGAGTCTCAATTTCTGCTGTGACATTTGGATGGTGGGGTCAGAATTTGTCATCGACATCATGACAGCATGAATCCATCTGTCCTTGTATCAACGGTTCAGGTGGTGCAGTGGTGTGGAGGATATTTTCCTGGCACACTTTGGGCCCATTGGTACCAATTGAGCATCGTCTCAAGTTACGCCACAGCCTACCTGAGTATTGTTGCTGACCATGTCCATCCTTTTATGACCACAATGTACACATCTTCTGATGGCtgcttccagcaggataacgcTTCATGTCATAACCATCACAGATGTGCAGCcgacaaatctgcagcaactgcgTGATGTTATAATGTCAACATGGACCACACtctctgaggaatgtttccagTACCTTGTTGAATCTATGCTACAAAGGATTAAGACAGTTCTGAAAGCAAAAGGGTTCCCAAGACAGTACTAGCAAGgcgtacctaataaagtggctggtGAGTGTATATTACACAGCAATAAGAAACAGATCTCTTACCTATAACTGTTAACTTAAAAGGATCTTCACAAAATGTTGCTTTCGCTTCCCCGTTCTCAATTCTTAAGAAGTACTTGTCTGTAAGATCTGCTTTTACATCAGGAATCCGAGTGGTGCAGTTTTTCCTTCTCAAATCTCCAATCATTTCCATTCGATGGGTGTTAATTGACCCActgctgttaaaaataatttcacttgCTCCCACATCATGTATCGGCATATGTTTCATCCAGATTCCGTAAAGTGGGTTTGCTGTTGTCAAATCCTGGCGGCGTACCAAATTTACATGGGATTTCCACACAAGATCCAATCAGAGCTTCCATCTCACGTGGTGTATACATGTGCTGGGTTAGAACACGACCACAATGAGCCAAAGCACCTGTAAAACAGATGAATGATGGAAATAACGTGGAGAAAAATCATCCTGTTACATTGAACATCTAACATGAAGCTGAACTCCAGTTCATCTCCATGTTACGTGTGGATCCTTTGAACCATATCGGAATCAAATATTTCAGACCAGAAGTGATTTATGTGACGTCTCCAAATAAAAGGGAGTGAACAAACAAACTCACCTGGAAGAAAGAAGACAATCAGTAAAATGCTGACTATCAGGATGCTGTTAGACAGGTGACAGAGCTTCTTCATCTCTCTGACTGGAACAACCTAATGATGAGATTCATATTTTTAAGGAAGTCCCGTGATAAAATCAGAGCTTACATGATTAAAAggcagaaattaaaaattttgaaatatttcacgaTTATTTCAtatcattaaaataattctgcaacataattaaagtcagaaaacatACATAATAAATCCAATCAACACAGACTTACCAAAAGAGCTGCAGCTGAATCAGATCcagtttagataaaaaaaaaaactgaatatataTTAGTTGATCAACAGCAGGTCAGACCACCACCTTCTGTGTTTCAAAGTAAATGTGATGGATATGTAACCTTTCTCTGTTCGTCGTAGGTCCATTAGGTTGACTTCACAACACACAATCAAGCTGGCTGTGTTCATCATATAAACAGTAAAAGTTGGTGGTTAATATCAGACCAGCAGTTTGTGTCACAAAGTCACAGACAGTAAAAACAGACGGGCTAACTGTGATCGTATAGtggtatttaaaataaattaacataaaatatctACATAGCtaaccttttcttttaaataaatgtcattgtGCAATTTTACTAGACAGAGAATACACacgttttctatttaaaaactaacacaCAACTGGcaactgaaatgttactttgtaTCAGAAATTGAAGCATACTTAACAAGAGAGAAGGTCAAGCTGGTGGTTAACATCAGTCCAGCCcctatacattaaataaaaatactataaataACCCAAATTGTTCCTAATGTACAGATGACATCAGGTAACAGTTGTAAAGTTAAAGATAGCTAAAATGTGCAATATTActtatgaaaacaacaaaaatatatacaaacaaTGGTAAAACATTAAACACTGCATATGATTAAATTTGTCTAAACTACATGTTAAAACATAGTATCTGTAATAAAAGCACAGAGCTAATCTTAATACATACCAGAGTTAAAGATGGTAAAAGGGGACTAGCCTACAGTTACTGGTTGTTATGGTAACTACTAACTGTCTGTAGAACATAACAGAAGATAGCAATAAATGTCAGGAGAAAATGactttatagaaataaaaattaatttgaagaaTATATAAACTAATTTCACAActataatttcaaaataaaaccttgttACTGATCATTTGAGTCTGACAACAAGAAAGAGGAAGTCACCGTTTCATCTTAATGTTAGCATCATGGTGCTTAAAGGatgatttagatcaaataaCTCCACATGATGTGATGTCTGTTGAAAGGcacatttaatattcaaaaaaaTGTGTAGATATGAATGGACAGAAGCATATGTGTAGGTGTTGGCCTTCAACACTGGTTGATTTTCTTGAAGGACATTGGACTAATATAATGGAATCTCTCAGTCCTCCTTTTCCCATCCCTCCATTCTCCTTCCAGGATATAAATTTAGTTATTTCAGCAGATCGGAGGGGATACGTGGTGGAGCGGGTCCAGAAAAACTGTGAGAGCAAACACTAAAGAGCGCCAAAGtagacacaaaaaatatatcaacCAGACTGATATGTTTACCACACAAACTTCAGCCACTGGAGCAGATTCAGCaccagagagggagggagaatTAGAGATTATGAGGGGATTCATTGTTTTCAGAGGATGAGAGAAACATGGCCCAGGGACAGACTGAGGAAGACCTTAATGTCTCTATTGGGACACTCCTGGGACTACGTGCTCGGGGGCCACTGGGTGTTTGTGACTCCAGTCATCCTCGTGTCATGAGGCTGGAGTGTAATTAATATTCTTATGGAGAatatttttagatgtaaaacaaaaacacacacagagatgttTAGAGTTAGGTGCTTGTTAGAAACACTCTCAGGTGGGATGCAGGTGCCACTAAATACATCTTGTATTATCATGTGCCATTCGTTTTCTAATGATGTTATAactgttattattttgtatgAATATGTCTGTTGATGTGAATATCATCACccacaaagataaatcattctcaccgcTTTCAGAGGTGAGTGGGGCTTTCAACGCACCTCTGAAAGCTCCACTCCAACTTATTCCTGCGGTCCGCGGTTCTTGCTAACGCGTTGGGCTTTATACTCTTACCTTGATATAGAGTTCTctaaagaaacataattcctcccagggggttgatgtaaatatccatacaggtcagccaGTGTCCAGTTTGAGCGAAAGGAGGCGCGCGCACAAAGGCACCAGTGACGTGATTGGTCAGCTCTCCCGGCTTTAAATGCATCAGCTATAAACCTATCTTATATGAATAAATCTGCTCCGCCAGTGAAACGCTGAGAGCAACGGAGACGATCGCAATccggctttaaaaaaaagaaaattccgaaatttttattaatttatttttgtaattattttcctaaaaacaaaaagaagcaacGCTTAGCCCGGCGTGCAGTGCTAGTAAAGCATGGCTTTCCGCCAGGCCTATGATACACTGGAGGGAAACCCTGTATGTAATAACTCCTTAGgctaaaaacacaattattacagctaaaaaaacTAATGATCACGCCTGGAATCTATGTGTAGTGATTTGATCCGAccagaaccttcagagacacataaaggcAATTACAAAGTTGGCTTCCTACCACCTGAAGAACAATAACAAGGATTATAGGACTaatgtcaaagaaaaatatagCAACAATCATACTAACAATTATACTTTTAAACAAagtataacaaaaatatattttagaataCTCAAAACTCCAGACTTTATATTGTTCATTTGTTGTTCCATATGTGACTCATTGTATTGACGTTTGGGGCAACACATATAAAACTAACACTAAGCCTTTGTTTGTGAGACAAAAGAAAGCTACAAGACGACATACAGAGAACATACAAATAAATTGTATATTCAATCAGACAATTTGAAATTAAGGGACttggttaatttaaaaattttatcaGTTATGTTTAAAGCTAAAAAGACATTATTGCCAATCAATTTACAAAAGTTTTCTTGTCTTAAGCTCAAAGTGACAGAAATAACCGAAGTAAGTGTGATTTCTAAAGTAAGATTGTGCGGACTACTTTAAAGCAAACGTGTATTTCGGTGCATGGAgtcaaaatatggaaaaggtTGGATGAGGATTTGAAAAAATGTCCTACTTTAAAccaattcaaaatactttataaggaaaaaaagattaagtcTTATACACTTCTGAGTTAACAATGAGGAGAATGATAAATTGTTTGTAAGTTGTATtcttaattttatatatttggccataaaaacaaaatttattttgtaattatataaAAACGGGCAGGTTTTTATaaggtttttcttcttcctgctccctttcactcatgtagataaATTGTTACAAGACAATGATTTTGTACATTGGTGATGAAGTGTGATTTGTTGAGTGAATAAacttattgattgattgattgattgataattaaatattttttttaggtttttacaaAGAGGCAGAAACTATTTCATACACCAATCAGTGGCTGAGAGAGttgtagcattttattttaatgcttcaCACAAGCACAACTCATGAGCTTGACTGGATTAGGAGTGAATGAaccagctgaaagaaaaaaaacaaacaggagagaTTGAAAGTAAACGTCAAACACCAAAATGTAACCGAGACCAGCAGCTCTGCAGCTGAATTGTAACTACTCAGAAGACAAAAGTGTCTTACGTGTCAAGGATGAAGACTGTACTGCCAAGAACTACCATTCCCACGGCCCCTATTATTGCAAGAATCCAGGCTCCAAGTCCGTTTGTACCTTTAACAAGAAAACATGCTCAGTTTTCACCGAATGGAAAATATCTTGGCTTTAAACACTGTTATCTTacatttattgcaaatttttgaaaaaaaacaaaaaacgagcAAGATCTTAACAGATGTTCtcataatattttatgttataaaatataatttgaactGATGCAATGGTTGTTCGTTAATACAATGAaataacatgatgaaatgtACCCAGAATAACAAGTTCTTAGGATATTGACGAGATGACAAAGTCTTAAAACTataatttcagtttctttcctAACTTAACTTTTTATTCTGCTTGAAAATGTTATTATCTCAATATCTTTGAGgattttgaaaaggaaaacaaaagaggaagcAGAATTTACCTTTTACTGTGAGACTGATCGGTGATGATTTCTGTTTTCCCAGCTTATTTGCAGCTACACAGTAGTACTGATCGCCACCAGTGAATTTAACCTTGTGAAAGATGCCTGTAGCTACTTCAGTGGTTCTTTCCGGGCCTTTCTTGAACCAGGTGATTTTGGGAGGAGGTTTGGCTCTGCTGGAGCAGCTCAGCTCCACCCAGTGACCTTCTGATGGACTGATGGATGCTGAGGTGTTTTTAGGAGCATCTGATGAAAATGAGAGACACATGAACTTTATTGATCAGAAActgctgaactttgacctgctgaCAGGATCACTTACATGAAACACTGAGAGCCACTTCTGTCTTTGCTGCGTTGCTTTTTCTAGCCGCAGGATGTCTGGTGAAACATTTGATGTTGTATCCATCATGTGTGTCTGACAGAGTGATGTTCTTCTGGATTTTAGTTGTAAAGGTTCCATCTGcgtttctctctgtgtgtctgagagaGTCTTGTTGGAGATTCCAGATGAGTTCAGGTTGTGAGTGTGGACAGAGAGTTGAAGCTGAGCAGGTTACAGTGACAGACTGATGCTCCTTCAGATTACAAGTAGAGATACTAATTCTGGGAGTCAAAGGAGCATCTGAAATTTCACATTAGACACACATTTAATTGATGTCCTGTGTGTGACACAAATGTATGCATTTGGAAAAAGATGACTGTTGTGTGTTTAATGACTTCATAGGACATATATACACACTTAACTAAATTATAAATgtaacacttttgtttttgctcccatttttcaTGAGCTGAACTCAAAGtcctaaaacattttcaatataaacatttctctCAAATATTGTTCACTAATCTGCCCAAGTCTGCGATAGATTTCATTTGATTACAAAATCCCTCCCACTTTGCAAGTGTGGCATGTCAAGATCCCGATTAGACAGAATGATTACTGCACAGGAGTGCCATGGGCAGGCCACAATAAAACACCAATctgaaatgtaatgttttgtcaCTCAGCACAATGCCAAAGACCGCACAAGTTTTGAGGGGGTGAGCAATTGGCATGCTGACTGCAGCTATGTCGACCAGAGCGGTTGCCTGTGAATTGAATGTTCATTCCTCTGCCATGAGCCATTTACAAAGGTGTTTCAGATAATTTGGCAATACATCTTACCAGCCTCACAATCACAGAGCATATGTAACCATATCATCCCAGCAACTCCACATCCAACATATTCACCGCCAAGATTGTCTGAGACCAGCTACCCGGGCAACTGCTGAAACAATTAGTTTGCACAAACAAAGACCTCCTGCACAAAGAGTCAGAAACCATCTGAGGATCATCTGCATGCTTGTCGTCCTCATCGGGGTCTCGACCTGCAGTTCATTGCTCTAGCCAACTTGAATTGGCAAATGTTCACATTTGATGGTGTCTGGCACGTTGGAGAGATGTGATCTTCATGGATGAATCCCAGTTTTCACAGTTCAGGGCAGACGGATGATAGCGTTTGTTTCATTGTGTGGGTGAACGGTTTGCTGAGGTAAACGTTGTGGATTGAGTGACATATGGTGGAAGCGGGTTTGTGGTGTGGGTAGGCGAATGTCAAGGACATCGAACACAGGTGCATTTTATCGATGGCATTTTGAATGCACAGGGATACCGTGAAGCAATCCTGAGGCCTATTGTTGTGGCATTCATCCACGAACATCGCCTCATGTCAGCATGCTAGTGAACCGTCCCACGTTGTAAGCATCAGTGCACAATTCCTGTAAGCTGAAAACATCCCAGTTTGTGCATGGCCAGCATACTCACCAAACATGTCACCCACTGAACATGGTTGGGATGCTCTGGATCAGCCCATACAACAGCATGTTCTAGTTCATGAAAATATCCATCAGCTTTGAACAGAAATTACATGTTGGTCCAATTTTCAAAGGCAAATAGCACATTTCAAACTGGTCTTGTAATGTGACCTGCCTAAGGCAAACCTGTGCAGTAATCATTCTGTCTAACTGGTATCTTGATATGCTACAGTTGTGAGATGGGATGGATAaacttttagaaagtttttggattttctgtGTGCTTCTCTGGAATGTTCCTTAAGTAAGTTGTACTCTAGTTTTTGTTCATTACATATTCACAACTAAATTTTTGCCTGTTGCCATTCGGTCCACCTCAAAATCACAtcataacaaaaacattggtattattgtttctaaaagtaaatgaacttcttttctttgcattagaacgaaaaagatgcagaaTTTTCAGATGTCAAATAATGAgcttattttgaccatttctcattttttttgtaaataaaaactaaatctttgGTTGGTtttttcagagacatgtcagtagttcatagaataaaagaacaatgttcatattacttaaacatatttatgaaaactaaaatcagaGCAACTGataattggtctctaaattctctctctctgtataaACAGAAATGATCTTAtacaaaaagataaacattaCCGCCGATGTCAATACAGATGCTTTCCGATTTCTCACTACCAAGTTCATTTGTGGAATCACAGTAATAGTCTCCTTCTTCAGTAGGAGCAGCACTGAAGCTGTAAACCTGCTCCGTAGACACTTTAGTGACTCCTTGTTTGTTGTtcctgaaccaggtgaagctgggTGGAGGTTTGGCTCTGCTGGAGCAGCTCAGCTCCACCCTGCTACCTGCTGACACCAAAGCTGATGGACTGATGGATGCTGAGGTGTTTCTAGGAGCATCTGAGGAAAATGAGACACACATGAACTTTACTGATCAGAAACAGCTGAACCATGACCTGCTGACAGGATCACTTACATGAAACACTGAGAGTCACTTCTGTCTctgctttgttgcttttttcagcCGCAGGATGTCTGGAAGAACATCTGATGTTGTATCCATCATGTGTGTCTGACAGAGTGATGTTCTTCTGGATTTTAGTTGTAAAGAttccctctgtgtttttctctgtttgtctgagAGAGTCTTGTTGGAGattccaggtgagttcaggaAGTGATTGTGGACACGGAGTTGAAGCTGAGCAGGTTATAGTGACAGACTGGCCCTCCTTCAGATCACCAAAAGGGATATCAATTCTGGGAGTCAAAGGAGCATCTGAAATTTCACATCAGACACAAATAATGTTCTACGTGTGTCACAGATTTGTGCATGTAAAAATAACATGATTGTTGTGTGTTAAAAATATGCATTGGAAATATACATATACTgaacaaaattataaatgtaaCACTTTATTGCTCCAATTTTCTATGAGCTGAACTCAAACAccgaaaacacacacactcacacacgaatatacatgtatatatatataaatacacacatttcatgtttaaaaagcTGATATTTATAACACCAGTTACATATACATCTATGGAAAAGATTAAGAGACCAactattgatttctgaactcttcttgagttaaaacatcagcattattgtttctaaatgaatatgaacttgttttctttgcactatatgaggtctgaaagcactgcaatTTTCTGCATATATGACATATTTTCagtatttcataaaataaaagaacaaggatcattttaagtggtctcttaaccTTTTCCAAAGCTTTATGTGCGTATATtaataaaatggaagaaatgaaatgatcctatcaaataaaaacaataagcaTTACCAATGAGGTCAAGACAGATGCGTTTCGATTTCTCACTACCAAGCCTATTTGTGGCCTCACAGTAATAGTCTCCTCGCTCAGCAGCACTGAAGCTCATACTGAATACTGAAGCCACTTTAATGAATCCACGTCCGCTGTtcctgaaccaggtgaagctgggTGGAGGTTTGGCTCTGCTGGAGCAGTTCAGCTCCACCCTGCTACCTGCTGACACCAAAGCTGATGGACTGATGGATGCTGAGGTGTTTCTAGGAGCATCTGaagaaaatgagacaaataTGAACTTTATTGGTCAGAAACAGCTGAACCATGACCTGCTGACAGGATCACTTACATGAAACACTGAGAGTCACTTCTGTCTctgctttgttgcttttttcagcCGCAGGATGTCTGGAAGAACATTTGATGTTGTATCCATCATGTGTGTCTGACAGAGTGATGTTCTTCTGGATTTTAGTTGTAAAGGTTCCCTCTGtggttttctctgtttgtctgagAGAGTCTTGTTGGAGATTCCAGGTGAGTTTAGGAGGTGAGAGTAGACACGGAGTTGAAGCTGAGCAGGTTATAGTGACAGACTGGCCCTCCTTCAGATCACCAAAAGGGATATCAATTCTGGGAGTCAAAGGAGCATCTGAAATTTCACATCAGACACAAATAATGTTCTACGTGTGTCACAGATTtgtgtatgtaaaaaaaacatgattgttgTGTGTTCCAATATGCATTGGAAATATACATATGCTGAACAAAATTATAAACGTAACACttttttgctcccattttctATGAGCTGAACTCaaagactgaaaatattttcaatataacCATATCGCTCATATATTGTTCACTAATCTGTCTGCCTGCTTAAGGCACAACTGTGCAGTAATTATTCTGTCTAACTGGTATCTTGATATG
This portion of the Xiphophorus hellerii strain 12219 chromosome 21, Xiphophorus_hellerii-4.1, whole genome shotgun sequence genome encodes:
- the LOC116711547 gene encoding B-cell receptor CD22-like, which gives rise to MSFSAAERGDYYCEATNRLGSEKSKRICLDLIDAPLTPRIDIPFGDLKEGQSVTITCSASTPCPQSLPELTWNLQQDSLRQTEKNTEGIFTTKIQKNITLSDTHDGYNIRCSSRHPAAEKSNKAETEVTLSVSYAPRNTSASISPSALVSAGSRVELSCSSRAKPPPSFTWFRNNKQGVTKVSTEQVYSFSAAPTEEGDYYCDSTNELGSEKSESICIDIGDAPLTPRISISTCNLKEHQSVTVTCSASTLCPHSQPELIWNLQQDSLRHTERNADGTFTTKIQKNITLSDTHDGYNIKCFTRHPAARKSNAAKTEVALSVSYAPKNTSASISPSEGHWVELSCSSRAKPPPKITWFKKGPERTTEVATGIFHKVKFTGGDQYYCVAANKLGKQKSSPISLTVKGTNGLGAWILAIIGAVGMVVLGSTVFILDTWFIHS